From a single Micromonospora pallida genomic region:
- a CDS encoding sulfate adenylyltransferase subunit 1: protein MSVETIVPESSARPMDLLRFATAGSVDDGKSTLIGRLLYDTKSLFTDQLEAVEAVSAARGDEYTNLALLTDGLRAEREQGITIDVAYRYFATPRRKFIIADTPGHIQYTRNMVTGASTADLALILVDARKGLVEQSRRHAFLCSLLRVPHLVLCVNKMDLVDWSQEVFERIADEFTAFAAKLDVPDLAVVPISALKGDNIVTRSENTPWYEGPSLLHHLERVHIASDRNLVDVRFPVQYVIRPQSTTVTDYRGYAGQVASGVVKPGDEVMVLPSGFTSRIASVETADGPVAEAFPPMSVTVRLTDEIDISRGDMICRPNNAPTPTQDVEAMVCWMDETRPLQIGGRYTIKHTTRTARAIVRDLHYRLDINTLHRDDTAGELKLNEIGRVRLRTTVPLLADEYRRNRTTGGFIIIDEATNRTVAAAMIVETT from the coding sequence ATGAGCGTCGAGACGATCGTCCCGGAGTCGTCGGCCCGTCCGATGGACCTGCTCCGTTTCGCCACCGCCGGCAGCGTCGACGACGGTAAGTCGACCCTGATCGGTCGGTTGTTGTATGACACGAAGTCGTTGTTTACGGATCAGTTGGAGGCGGTGGAGGCGGTTTCGGCTGCTCGTGGTGACGAGTACACGAATCTGGCCTTGTTGACGGATGGGTTGCGGGCGGAGCGGGAGCAGGGCATCACGATCGATGTCGCTTACCGGTATTTCGCTACGCCGCGGCGGAAGTTCATCATTGCTGACACTCCGGGGCACATCCAGTACACGCGGAACATGGTCACCGGTGCGTCTACCGCTGATCTGGCGTTGATTTTGGTGGACGCCAGGAAGGGTCTGGTGGAGCAGTCCCGCCGCCACGCCTTCCTCTGCTCGTTGTTGCGTGTGCCGCACCTCGTGCTCTGCGTGAACAAGATGGACCTGGTGGACTGGTCGCAGGAGGTGTTCGAGCGGATCGCCGACGAGTTCACCGCGTTCGCCGCGAAACTCGACGTCCCCGACCTCGCCGTGGTGCCGATCTCGGCGTTGAAGGGTGACAACATTGTCACCCGGTCGGAGAACACCCCCTGGTACGAAGGCCCGTCCCTGTTGCACCACCTCGAGCGGGTGCACATCGCCTCCGACCGGAACCTGGTCGACGTCCGCTTCCCCGTGCAGTATGTGATCCGTCCGCAGTCGACGACGGTCACCGACTACCGGGGTTATGCCGGGCAGGTCGCTTCCGGTGTGGTCAAGCCGGGCGACGAGGTCATGGTGTTGCCGTCCGGGTTCACCTCCCGCATCGCGTCGGTCGAAACCGCCGACGGGCCGGTCGCCGAGGCGTTCCCACCCATGTCCGTCACCGTCCGCCTGACGGATGAGATCGACATTTCGCGGGGGGACATGATCTGCCGGCCGAACAACGCCCCCACCCCGACGCAGGATGTGGAGGCGATGGTGTGCTGGATGGACGAGACCCGACCGTTGCAGATCGGCGGCCGGTACACGATCAAACACACCACCCGCACCGCCCGGGCGATCGTCCGTGACCTGCACTACCGGCTGGATATCAACACCCTGCACCGTGACGACACCGCGGGCGAGTTGAAGTTGAACGAGATCGGCCGGGTCCGGCTCCGCACCACCGTGCCGCTACTCGCCGACGAGTACCGCCGAAACCGCACCACCGGCGGGTTCATCATCATCGACGAGGCCACCAACCGCACCGTCGCCGCCGCGATGATCGTCGAAACCACCTGA
- a CDS encoding ABC-F family ATP-binding cassette domain-containing protein, with translation MANIVNLDRVSKGYGAAGPLLTDVSLGLDDADRIGVVGLNGAGKSTLLRMLTRQEEPDDGRVTHRRDLRVAWLPQTLMLAPDARVRDVVLGTAWLGESMGAEHEWAGDAGVRAILDGLGMPHLGLDQPVGPMSGGERRRVALAALLVRESDLLILDEPTNHLDVGGVDWLARHLLGRKGALVVVTHDRWFLDAVCTTTWEVGDQTVRAYEGGFAAWTLARAERERVAAATEARRQNLLRKEIAWLRRGPPARTSKPRFRIEAANALIADVPPPRDTMSLQRLATARLGKQVYDLEQVTLHAGPKEILHDVTWQVGPGDRIAILGANGAGKTTLLRMLAGITRPDGGRLATGSTVRPAFLSQELAELPGHLRVLEAVEEVARRVQLGDRELSAAQLAETFGFDDRRLWTPVGDLSGGERRRLQMLRLLAGEPNVLLFDEPTNDLDTDTLAALEDLLDSWPGTIVVASHDRYLVERVTDAVYGMFGDGRLVHLPGGVDEYLARAAGRTAPAPAVAGPATSATSATSATSATAGMSAAEARQARKELARLERQIGKLEQKETTLLDQLAANATDYARVADLDAQLKEVRAERERTEESWLALAEEIPES, from the coding sequence GTGGCCAACATCGTCAACCTGGACCGGGTGTCCAAGGGTTACGGCGCCGCCGGGCCGCTGCTCACCGACGTCTCCCTCGGCCTCGACGACGCCGACCGGATCGGCGTGGTCGGGCTCAACGGGGCTGGCAAGTCCACCCTGCTGCGGATGCTCACCCGGCAGGAGGAGCCGGACGACGGCCGGGTCACCCACCGCCGCGACCTGCGGGTCGCCTGGCTGCCGCAGACCTTGATGCTTGCCCCGGACGCCCGGGTCCGGGACGTGGTCCTCGGCACCGCCTGGCTGGGCGAGAGCATGGGCGCCGAGCACGAGTGGGCCGGCGACGCCGGGGTCCGGGCCATCCTCGACGGCCTCGGCATGCCCCACCTCGGCCTCGACCAGCCGGTCGGCCCGATGTCCGGTGGCGAGCGTCGCCGGGTCGCCCTCGCCGCGCTGCTGGTCCGCGAGTCCGACCTGCTCATCCTCGACGAGCCCACCAACCATCTCGACGTCGGCGGCGTCGACTGGCTGGCCCGGCACCTGCTCGGCCGGAAGGGCGCACTGGTCGTGGTCACCCACGACCGCTGGTTCCTCGACGCGGTCTGCACCACCACCTGGGAGGTCGGCGACCAGACCGTCCGCGCCTACGAGGGCGGCTTCGCCGCCTGGACGCTCGCCCGCGCCGAGCGGGAGCGGGTCGCCGCCGCCACCGAGGCCCGTCGGCAGAACCTGCTCCGTAAGGAGATCGCCTGGCTGCGGCGCGGCCCGCCGGCCCGGACCTCCAAGCCCCGGTTCCGGATCGAGGCCGCCAACGCGCTCATCGCCGACGTGCCACCGCCGCGCGACACCATGTCGCTGCAACGGCTCGCCACCGCCCGCCTCGGCAAGCAGGTGTACGACCTGGAGCAGGTCACCCTGCACGCCGGCCCGAAGGAGATCCTGCACGACGTCACCTGGCAGGTCGGGCCCGGCGATCGGATCGCCATCCTCGGTGCCAACGGGGCCGGCAAGACCACCCTGCTACGGATGCTCGCCGGGATCACCCGCCCGGACGGCGGTCGCCTGGCCACCGGGTCCACCGTCCGGCCGGCGTTCCTCTCCCAGGAGCTGGCCGAACTCCCCGGCCACCTGCGAGTGTTGGAGGCCGTCGAGGAGGTCGCCCGCCGGGTGCAGCTCGGCGACCGGGAACTCTCCGCCGCCCAGCTCGCCGAGACCTTCGGCTTCGACGACCGGCGGCTCTGGACCCCGGTCGGCGACCTCTCCGGCGGGGAACGGCGTCGGCTCCAGATGCTCCGCCTGCTCGCCGGGGAGCCGAACGTGCTCCTGTTCGACGAGCCCACCAACGACCTGGACACCGACACGCTGGCCGCCCTGGAGGACCTGCTCGACTCCTGGCCCGGCACGATCGTCGTGGCCAGCCACGACCGGTACCTCGTGGAACGGGTCACCGACGCGGTGTACGGGATGTTCGGCGACGGCCGACTGGTGCACCTGCCCGGCGGCGTCGACGAGTACCTCGCCCGGGCCGCCGGACGGACCGCCCCGGCGCCGGCCGTGGCCGGTCCCGCGACCTCCGCCACGTCCGCGACCTCCGCCACGTCCGCCACCGCCGGGATGTCCGCCGCCGAGGCTCGGCAGGCGCGCAAGGAACTCGCCCGGCTGGAGCGGCAGATCGGCAAATTGGAGCAGAAGGAGACCACCCTGCTCGACCAGCTCGCCGCGAACGCCACCGACTACGCCCGGGTCGCCGACCTCGACGCCCAGCTCAAGGAGGTACGCGCGGAACGGGAGCGGACCGAGGAGTCGTGGCTCGCCCTCGCTGAGGAGATCCCGGAGAGCTGA
- the cysD gene encoding sulfate adenylyltransferase subunit CysD — protein sequence MTAPAAYRVSHLDALEAESIFVMREVVAEMERPVLLFSGGKDSIVMLRLAQKAFAPASIPFPVMHVDTGHNFPEVLEYRDQRVAELGLQLIVASVPEALERGLVRESPDGTRNRIQTPVLLDAVEKHRFDALFGGARRDEEKARAKERVFSFRDEFGQWDPKNQRPELWSLYNGRHHPGESIRVFPLSNWTELDVWHYIARERIALPSIYFAHDREVIDRDGMLYAVNEFFRPRAGEERFKARVRYRTVGDASMTAAVRSDADTVEKVIEEVGATRITERGATRGDDRVSEAAMEDRKREGYF from the coding sequence ATGACCGCCCCCGCGGCCTACCGCGTCTCCCACCTGGACGCGTTGGAGGCGGAGAGCATCTTCGTGATGCGTGAGGTGGTGGCGGAGATGGAGCGGCCGGTGCTGCTCTTCTCTGGTGGCAAGGACTCGATCGTGATGCTCCGGCTCGCCCAGAAGGCGTTCGCCCCGGCGAGCATTCCGTTCCCGGTGATGCACGTCGACACCGGCCACAACTTCCCGGAAGTGCTGGAGTACCGCGACCAGCGGGTTGCCGAGTTGGGGCTCCAGTTGATCGTGGCCAGCGTCCCCGAGGCGCTGGAGCGCGGACTGGTCCGGGAGAGCCCCGACGGGACGCGTAACCGCATCCAGACCCCCGTCCTCCTCGACGCCGTGGAGAAGCATCGGTTTGATGCGTTGTTTGGTGGGGCGCGTCGGGATGAGGAGAAGGCGCGGGCGAAGGAGCGGGTGTTCTCGTTCCGGGATGAGTTTGGGCAGTGGGATCCGAAGAATCAGCGTCCGGAGTTGTGGTCGTTGTATAACGGTCGGCATCATCCGGGTGAGTCGATTCGGGTGTTTCCGTTGTCGAACTGGACCGAGTTGGATGTGTGGCATTACATCGCTCGGGAGCGGATCGCTCTGCCGTCGATCTACTTCGCGCACGACCGTGAGGTCATCGACCGGGATGGCATGTTGTACGCGGTGAACGAGTTCTTCCGGCCCCGTGCGGGGGAGGAGCGGTTCAAGGCGCGGGTGCGGTACCGGACCGTCGGGGACGCGTCGATGACGGCTGCGGTGCGGTCGGACGCGGACACGGTGGAGAAGGTGATCGAGGAGGTCGGGGCGACCCGGATCACCGAGCGGGGTGCGACCCGGGGAGATGACCGGGTGAGTGAGGCCGCGATGGAGGACCGCAAGCGGGAGGGCTACTTCTGA
- a CDS encoding DUF4383 domain-containing protein, translated as MPHFPVNHPARPLYRALSGLVGLYILIFGVWGVAKTWGDPLFDRGNDWALGLRTNPAFSLASVLFGIVLLIGASRRSNLGHYMNLTAGVVFLVTAVLMMSVLQTDANFLNFSMSTVVVSMIFGLLLLATGLYDKVGPPGHAEAERRGRNHLITGSR; from the coding sequence ATGCCGCACTTCCCGGTCAACCATCCGGCGCGCCCGCTCTACCGGGCCCTCTCCGGCCTGGTCGGTCTGTACATCCTGATCTTCGGCGTCTGGGGCGTCGCGAAGACGTGGGGCGATCCCCTCTTCGACCGGGGCAACGACTGGGCCCTCGGGTTGCGGACCAACCCGGCCTTCTCGCTGGCCTCGGTGCTCTTCGGCATCGTGCTGTTGATCGGCGCGTCCCGCCGGAGCAACCTGGGGCACTACATGAACCTCACCGCCGGCGTGGTCTTCCTGGTCACCGCCGTGCTGATGATGAGCGTGCTGCAGACCGACGCGAACTTCCTGAACTTCTCGATGTCCACGGTCGTCGTCTCGATGATCTTCGGATTGCTGCTCCTCGCCACCGGCCTGTACGACAAGGTCGGCCCGCCCGGGCACGCCGAGGCCGAACGGCGTGGGCGGAACCACCTCATCACCGGTTCCCGCTGA
- a CDS encoding ribose-phosphate diphosphokinase — MGSIVAENRKSMMLFSGRGFPELAREIGEVLGVAPTPADAYEFANGEIFVRYKDSVRGSDAFVVQSVTHGVNTWVMETLIMVDALKRGSAKRITVVLPFYPYSRQDKKHRGREPISARLVADLLKTAGANRILTVDLHTAQIQGFFDGPVDHLFAMDILAEYVERKYAGRPMTVVAPDSGRVRVAERWTDRLGGCPLAFIHKTRDPLKPNQVVANRVVGDVEGRVCLIVDDMIDTGGTIAKAADILQAAGAADVIVASTHALLSDPATERLKNSPISEVVVTNTLPLPPEKQLDKITVLSIAPLLARAIREVFDDGSVTTLFGGLS; from the coding sequence ATGGGCAGCATCGTCGCCGAGAACCGCAAGAGCATGATGCTCTTCTCCGGACGCGGGTTTCCGGAGTTGGCCAGGGAGATCGGTGAGGTGCTCGGCGTCGCGCCGACCCCCGCCGACGCGTACGAGTTCGCCAACGGTGAGATCTTCGTGCGGTACAAGGACTCGGTGCGTGGGTCGGACGCCTTCGTGGTGCAGTCCGTGACGCACGGTGTCAACACCTGGGTCATGGAGACCCTGATCATGGTCGACGCGTTGAAGCGTGGCTCGGCGAAGCGCATCACGGTCGTGCTGCCCTTCTACCCGTACTCCAGGCAGGACAAGAAGCACCGGGGACGGGAGCCGATCTCCGCCCGACTCGTCGCCGACCTGCTCAAGACGGCGGGGGCGAACCGGATCCTCACCGTCGACCTGCACACCGCGCAGATCCAGGGCTTCTTTGACGGCCCGGTCGACCACCTCTTCGCGATGGACATCCTCGCCGAGTACGTCGAGCGTAAGTACGCCGGTCGGCCGATGACCGTGGTCGCGCCGGACTCCGGCCGGGTGCGCGTCGCGGAGCGGTGGACGGACCGGCTGGGCGGCTGCCCGCTGGCGTTCATCCACAAGACCCGGGACCCGCTGAAGCCGAACCAGGTGGTGGCGAACCGGGTGGTCGGTGACGTCGAGGGGCGGGTCTGCCTGATCGTCGACGACATGATCGACACGGGCGGCACGATCGCCAAGGCGGCCGACATCCTCCAGGCGGCGGGCGCCGCCGACGTCATCGTCGCCTCCACCCACGCCCTGCTCTCCGACCCGGCCACCGAGCGCCTGAAGAACAGCCCGATCAGCGAGGTGGTGGTGACCAACACGCTGCCGCTGCCACCGGAGAAGCAGCTCGACAAGATCACGGTGCTGTCGATCGCGCCGCTGCTGGCGCGGGCCATCCGCGAGGTCTTCGACGACGGGTCGGTGACCACCCTCTTCGGTGGACTGAGCTGA
- a CDS encoding 50S ribosomal protein L25/general stress protein Ctc: MSEVKISAEPRTEFGKGGARRTRRAGKVPAVLYGHGEKPKHIALPAREFAAAIRKGGANQLFAIEVSDGTQVLALPKAIQRDPIKDTFEHVDLLLVRRGEKVTVEVPVQLVGDAAKDTLIVHDHDTLSVTAEATKVPDHLEVSIEGLGAGNQVTAADVELPAGVELAADPELPVAAVTAAPTAEQLEATLPETETAAAEEEAVEAAEGAEAPAAEGEETPAEARTEA; the protein is encoded by the coding sequence GTGTCCGAGGTAAAGATCAGCGCCGAGCCCCGTACCGAGTTCGGCAAGGGTGGTGCCCGTCGTACCCGTCGGGCCGGCAAGGTGCCCGCCGTGCTGTATGGCCACGGCGAGAAGCCCAAGCACATCGCGCTCCCGGCCCGTGAGTTCGCCGCGGCGATCCGTAAGGGCGGGGCCAACCAGCTCTTCGCCATCGAGGTCAGCGACGGCACCCAGGTCCTCGCCCTGCCGAAGGCGATCCAGCGTGACCCGATCAAGGACACCTTCGAGCACGTCGACCTGCTCCTGGTCCGTCGGGGCGAGAAGGTCACCGTCGAGGTGCCGGTGCAGCTCGTCGGGGACGCCGCGAAGGACACCCTGATCGTGCACGACCACGACACCCTCTCGGTGACCGCCGAGGCCACCAAGGTGCCGGACCACCTCGAGGTGTCGATCGAGGGCCTGGGCGCGGGCAACCAGGTCACCGCCGCCGACGTGGAGCTGCCGGCCGGTGTCGAGCTGGCCGCCGACCCGGAGCTGCCGGTCGCCGCCGTCACCGCCGCGCCGACCGCCGAGCAGCTCGAGGCCACCCTCCCGGAGACCGAGACGGCTGCCGCCGAGGAGGAGGCCGTGGAGGCCGCCGAGGGTGCCGAGGCCCCGGCCGCCGAGGGCGAGGAGACCCCGGCCGAGGCGCGTACCGAGGCCTGA
- a CDS encoding TetR/AcrR family transcriptional regulator yields MASVSDGDRGATRRRAVPPTPKPVSRVRMSAAQRREQLISIARQIFAERGFDATSIEEVAARAKVSKPVVYEHFGGKEGLYAVVVDREVRALLDRITTALTAGHPRELLEQAALALLSYIEEETSGFRVLVRESPLLSATGNFSSVLNDVAHQVEHILGAEFKSRGYDPKLAELYSQALVGMVALTGRWWLEVRRPRKETVAAHLVNLAWNGLSHLEAKPGMITVRNR; encoded by the coding sequence ATGGCGAGCGTCTCCGACGGCGACCGCGGTGCGACCCGGCGGCGGGCCGTCCCGCCGACGCCGAAACCCGTGTCCCGGGTACGGATGTCCGCGGCCCAGCGTCGCGAGCAGCTCATCTCGATCGCCCGGCAGATCTTCGCCGAACGCGGCTTCGACGCGACCTCGATAGAGGAGGTGGCGGCCCGGGCGAAGGTCTCCAAGCCGGTGGTCTACGAGCACTTCGGCGGCAAGGAGGGCCTGTACGCGGTGGTGGTGGACCGGGAGGTCCGCGCCCTGCTGGACCGGATCACCACGGCGCTGACCGCAGGTCACCCGCGTGAGCTGCTGGAACAGGCGGCGTTGGCGCTGCTCAGCTACATCGAGGAGGAGACGAGCGGCTTCCGGGTGCTGGTCCGGGAGTCGCCGCTGCTCTCCGCGACGGGCAACTTCAGCAGTGTGCTGAACGATGTCGCGCACCAGGTCGAGCACATCCTGGGGGCGGAGTTCAAGAGCCGGGGGTACGACCCGAAGCTGGCCGAACTGTACTCACAGGCGCTGGTGGGCATGGTGGCGTTGACCGGCCGGTGGTGGTTGGAGGTACGCCGGCCGCGCAAGGAGACGGTGGCCGCGCACCTGGTCAACCTGGCCTGGAACGGCCTGTCCCACCTGGAGGCGAAGCCGGGGATGATCACCGTCCGCAACCGCTGA
- the pth gene encoding aminoacyl-tRNA hydrolase, with amino-acid sequence MTDEDRPWLVVGLGNPGREYAGNRHNVGFLVADLLAGRVGGKFGRHRRTVAEVAEGRLGFGGPKLVLAKPLTYMNLSGGPVAALAQFYKIPPAQVIAVHDELDIGYGQLRVKCGGGEGGHNGLRSMTKSLGTKDYVRVRFGIGRPPGRQDPADYVLSDFSSAERKELEFLVDRTADAVESVIKQGVEWTQNAYHGG; translated from the coding sequence GTGACGGACGAGGACCGGCCGTGGCTGGTGGTCGGCCTGGGCAACCCGGGCCGGGAGTACGCCGGTAACCGGCACAACGTCGGCTTCCTGGTGGCCGACCTGTTGGCCGGCCGGGTCGGCGGGAAGTTCGGTCGGCACCGCCGAACGGTGGCTGAGGTCGCCGAGGGGCGGCTCGGGTTCGGTGGGCCGAAGCTGGTGCTGGCCAAGCCGCTGACGTACATGAACCTTTCCGGCGGCCCGGTCGCCGCGCTGGCGCAGTTCTACAAGATTCCCCCGGCGCAGGTCATTGCCGTGCACGACGAGTTGGACATCGGGTACGGGCAGCTACGGGTGAAGTGCGGCGGCGGCGAGGGCGGCCACAACGGCCTGCGCTCGATGACCAAGTCGCTGGGCACCAAGGACTACGTCCGGGTGCGCTTCGGCATCGGCCGGCCACCCGGGCGGCAGGACCCGGCGGACTACGTCCTGTCCGACTTCTCCAGCGCCGAGCGTAAGGAACTGGAGTTCCTGGTCGACCGGACGGCCGACGCCGTGGAGTCGGTGATCAAACAGGGCGTCGAGTGGACGCAGAACGCCTACCACGGCGGTTGA
- a CDS encoding inositol monophosphatase family protein, whose protein sequence is MGSPPMIDGEFARWLAARAGQALLELRDELGFTDQGALKAAGDKVSHDLIRTELARWRPADAVLSEEDEGSRLAWAAEVNTDAVSRLTADRVWIIDPLDGTREFSEEGRSDWAVHVALWARNGSTPHGLVAGAVALPAQHRVLATDHPPAYPPMTVEAATARGGRIIRLAVSRSRPPVFLTDLAGDIGAQLVPMGSAGAKIAAVVTGEVDAYIHAGGQYEWDSAAPVAVATATGLHASRIDGSALKYNEADPRLPDLLVCRKDLASRLLAALQRHTGVA, encoded by the coding sequence ATGGGCAGTCCTCCAATGATCGACGGCGAGTTCGCCCGTTGGCTGGCAGCGCGGGCCGGGCAGGCCCTGCTGGAGCTCCGGGACGAGCTGGGCTTCACCGACCAGGGGGCGTTGAAGGCGGCCGGGGACAAGGTCTCGCACGACCTGATCCGTACGGAGCTGGCCCGCTGGCGGCCGGCGGACGCGGTGCTCTCCGAGGAGGACGAGGGCTCCCGTCTGGCCTGGGCCGCCGAGGTGAACACGGACGCGGTCTCCCGGCTGACCGCCGACCGGGTGTGGATCATCGACCCGTTGGACGGGACCCGGGAGTTCTCCGAGGAGGGCCGCTCGGACTGGGCGGTGCACGTGGCGCTCTGGGCGCGCAACGGGTCGACCCCGCACGGACTGGTCGCTGGGGCGGTGGCGTTGCCCGCGCAGCACCGGGTGCTCGCCACCGACCATCCGCCGGCGTACCCGCCGATGACGGTGGAGGCGGCGACCGCGCGGGGTGGGCGGATCATTCGCCTGGCGGTCAGCCGTAGCCGTCCGCCGGTCTTCCTCACCGACCTGGCCGGGGACATCGGCGCGCAGTTGGTGCCGATGGGTTCGGCGGGGGCGAAGATCGCGGCGGTGGTGACCGGTGAGGTGGACGCGTACATCCATGCCGGGGGGCAGTACGAGTGGGACTCGGCCGCACCGGTGGCTGTGGCGACGGCCACCGGGCTGCACGCTTCCCGAATTGACGGATCTGCGCTGAAATACAACGAGGCGGATCCTCGCCTGCCTGACCTGCTGGTCTGTCGCAAGGATCTCGCCAGCCGGTTGCTTGCAGCGCTGCAGAGGCATACCGGGGTAGCCTGA
- a CDS encoding 4-(cytidine 5'-diphospho)-2-C-methyl-D-erythritol kinase encodes MTGAWRPDEDDQQRGASGPVRVRVPAKINLHLGVGPLRADGYHELNTVYHAISIHDELTARRGDTLTLTMEGEGAGELALDDSNLVLRAARALAEHTGHPAYARLHLRKQIPLAGGLAGGSADAAATLVACDTLWGTGLSRDELATIAARIGSDVPFLVHGGTALGTGRGEAVSPVLVRPTSWHWVVAIADGGLSTPEAYRELDRLRDAGDAPEPIGSADGLLAALRQRDPAVLAAALGNDLQTAALSMRPGLAATLRAGEAAGALAGIVSGSGPTCVFLTKDADDAERVAGELTAARVCRLARPAHGPVAGARVC; translated from the coding sequence GTGACCGGGGCGTGGCGACCGGACGAGGACGATCAGCAGCGGGGGGCCAGCGGTCCGGTCCGGGTCCGGGTACCAGCCAAGATCAACCTGCACCTCGGGGTCGGGCCGCTCCGCGCCGACGGCTACCACGAGTTGAACACCGTCTACCACGCCATCTCGATCCACGACGAGTTGACCGCCCGTCGGGGGGACACCCTCACCCTCACCATGGAGGGCGAGGGCGCCGGTGAGCTGGCCCTGGACGACTCCAACCTGGTGCTGCGGGCCGCCCGGGCGCTGGCCGAGCACACCGGCCACCCCGCTTACGCCCGGCTGCACCTGCGCAAGCAGATCCCGCTCGCGGGCGGACTGGCCGGGGGCAGCGCCGACGCGGCGGCCACCCTGGTCGCCTGCGACACGCTCTGGGGCACCGGCCTGTCCCGCGACGAACTCGCCACGATCGCCGCCCGCATCGGCTCCGACGTGCCGTTCCTTGTCCACGGGGGCACGGCGCTGGGCACCGGCCGGGGGGAGGCGGTCAGCCCCGTCCTGGTCCGCCCCACCTCGTGGCACTGGGTGGTGGCGATCGCCGACGGTGGGCTCTCCACGCCGGAGGCGTACCGGGAACTCGACCGGCTCCGGGACGCCGGGGACGCGCCGGAGCCGATCGGCAGCGCCGACGGGCTGCTCGCCGCCCTGCGCCAGCGGGACCCGGCCGTGCTCGCCGCCGCGCTCGGCAACGATCTCCAGACCGCCGCGCTCTCCATGCGTCCGGGGCTGGCCGCCACGCTCCGCGCCGGGGAGGCGGCCGGCGCGCTCGCCGGCATCGTCTCCGGCTCCGGCCCGACCTGCGTCTTCCTGACGAAGGACGCCGACGACGCGGAACGGGTGGCCGGGGAGCTGACCGCCGCCCGGGTGTGCCGTCTCGCCCGCCCGGCCCACGGCCCGGTCGCCGGCGCCCGCGTCTGCTGA
- a CDS encoding DUF4383 domain-containing protein, with product MAHFPVNHPARPIYRAIGGLTGLYLTAFGVLGAVTTLGDELFAQDDTKVLGQGANLGFSLVALVVGAAILAGTALGRNRDVAINKGTAYGLMALSLFELAFLQTDVNIFNFSIATVIVIMVLGLVLLTAALYGKVGTDEEHKAWQEARLVL from the coding sequence ATGGCCCACTTTCCCGTCAACCACCCCGCGCGGCCGATCTACCGGGCGATCGGCGGGCTGACCGGTCTGTACCTGACGGCCTTCGGTGTGCTCGGCGCCGTCACCACCCTGGGCGACGAACTCTTCGCCCAGGATGACACCAAGGTCCTCGGTCAGGGGGCGAATCTCGGATTCTCCCTCGTCGCCCTCGTGGTCGGCGCCGCGATTCTGGCCGGCACCGCCCTCGGCCGCAACCGGGACGTCGCGATCAACAAGGGGACGGCGTACGGGCTGATGGCCCTCAGCCTCTTCGAGCTGGCCTTCCTCCAGACCGACGTCAACATCTTCAACTTCAGCATTGCCACCGTGATCGTGATCATGGTCCTCGGCCTGGTCCTGCTGACGGCCGCCCTGTACGGCAAGGTCGGCACGGACGAGGAGCACAAGGCCTGGCAGGAGGCCCGGCTGGTGCTCTGA